A region of the Actinomycetes bacterium genome:
GCCAGCACCGTCGAGACCTCCTCGGCCGGCAAGGCACCGGCGAACAGGAAGCCCTGCCCCAGGACGCATCCCAGCCCGCGAAGGGTCTCGCGCTGCTCCTCGGTCTCGACGCCTTCGGCGACCACCTGCAGGCCCAGGGCAAGGCCGAGCTCGACGATCCCACGCAGCAGCACCGACCCGTCGTGGTCGGCGGAGTCGGTACCGCCGGAGACGAAGGAACGGTCGATCTTCAGCAGGTTCACCGGGAGGCGCTCCAGGTAGCTCAAAGAGGAGTAGCCGGTCCCGAAGTCGTCGATGGCCACGCGGACGCCGAGCGAACGCAGGCGCATGAGGGTCGAGGCGGAGGCGTCGACGTCGCGAACGAGCTGTCCCTCGGTCACCTCGAGGGTCAGGTTCTCCGGCGGCAGCCCGTTCTCCCGCAGGCAGCGAGCGACCTCGTCGACGAAGTCGGTCGCCTCGATCTGGCGGGCGGCGACGTTGACGCTGACCGTGAACCGAGGCCCGACCACGGCCGCCCGCCGCCAGGCCGCGAGCTGCCGGCAGGCGGTCGTCATCGCGAACCTCCCGAGCTCGACGATGGTGGGAGAGGACTCGACGAGGGGGATGAACTCCTCGGGCGGTACGACGCCGCGGACCGGGTCGTACCAACGAAGCAGCGCCTCGACCCCGACGACCAGGCCGGTCGAGAGCTCGACCATCGGCTGGTAGTGCACCACCATCTCGGAGTGGCGCAGGGCCTGCGACAGCCGCGTCCGCGCGTCGACGGCCCCCAGGACCGCCGCCCGCATGGTGTGGGCGTAGCAGACGACCTGCCGCTTGCCGGCAGCCTTGGCTTCCGAGAGCGCGAGGTCGGCTCGGCTCAACAGCTCGTCCGCGTCGGGGACGTCCTCGTCGGCGACGGCGACGCCGATGCTTGACTCCGGCACGACGGTGTGGCCGGAAACGGTGACCGGGGCGGAGAGCGCGGCCAGGATCCGCCCTCCGGCCTCCTCGGCCCGGCCGGCATCTGCCACGTCCTCGAGCATCACCGCGAAGTGGTCCGCTCCGGTGCGCGCGATGGTGTCGCCCGGGCCGGCTCCCACCGCCAGCCGGTCGGCCACCTCGCGCAGCACCGCGTCCCCAGCCACGTGCCCGATGCGCTCGTTGACAGCCTTGAAGTCGTCCAGGTCGACGAACAGGACCGCCGGGTGCAGCCCCTTGCGCAGCGACTGCGCGACCCGGTCGACGAAGAGCGCGCGGTTGGGCAGCCCGGTCAGGGCGTCGTGCAGCGCCGAGTGCTCCAGCTGGTCGGCGAGGCGGCGCTGCTCCGTCACGTCCCTGCTGTTCACGACGATCGCCTGGACGTCGGGGTCGGCGAGGAGGTTGGTCCGCACGCTCTCCAGCCAGCGCCAGGACCCGTCCGCGTGGCGCCACCGGGTCACGCTGACCACGTGGTCCTCCCCCGCCAGGGTGCGTGCCAGGGCCGACCGGACCACGTCGTGGTCGTCTCGATGGCAGGACTCCAGAGCGTGGCGACCGATCGCATCCTCGGGGTCGTAGCCGAGGACCCGCCGCACCGACGGGGTCTGGAACCTGATGACCCCGTCGGCGTCGGTGAGGGTCACGACATCGCTGGAGTTGGTGACCAGTGAGCGAAACCTCGCCTCGCCGCGAGCGCGCTCCTCGGCGGCCGCGACCTCGGAGGCCGCGCGCACGGCGGACTGGCGGCGGCTGAGGGCGACGACCACGGCCGCCGCGAGAAGCACGATCAGCAGCGACTCGAGGTCGGCGAGGCGCGAGTCGGTGTGCGCCCGGCCGCGCTCGACCAAGGCCACGTGGTCCAGGGCGTCGGACAGCGACGGCTCCTCGGCCGCCAGCACCTTGGCAGCCGCGATCCGCGTGCTCGCGCGGGGTGCGCTGAGCTGTGCGCGCGCGGCAGCCGCGGCTCGGTCGTGCTGTCGCAGGGGCGCCGCCACCCCGTGGACACCGGCTCGGGCAAGCCGCGCCACCTCCTGGTCCAACCCGTCCGCCTGGTCCGACAGCTGGGCGCGGCAGGTGGGCGTGAGCGTGGCGGCGCACTCCCAGCCGGCCGCGACCTCGCGGTCCGCGAGCGCCTGAGCACGGCCGATCGCCTCGACGTGCTGCCAATGGTCGTCGGCCCGGTCCCGCAGGCTCGCCACGCTCCACCCGAGGCCCGCGCCCACCGCGACGGCGAGGGCCACCACGATCAGGGGACGCGACGACGCGACGCGGCCGGCGACCGACCGCGCACCGGACAGGCGCGTCGCCATGGTCGCTTATCGACGCCAAGACGGCCGTGCTTGACCCGCGGTGGTGGCAGGGTGAACCCGTGACCACAATTCCCGGCGCGCGCCCCGTCCGTTCCCCCCGAGGCAGCGAGCTGTCCTGCCTCGGCTGGCAGCAGGAGGGCGCGCTGCGCATGCTGATGAACAACCTCGATCCCGAGGTGGCCGAGCACCCCGACCAGCTCGTGGTCTACGGCGGGAGCGGACGCGCCGCCCGCAGCTGGGCGGCCTTCGACGCGATCGTCGCCTCTCTCCGCGCGCTTCGCGCCGACGAGACCCTGCTCGTCCAGTCGGGCAAACCGGTCGGGATCATGACCACGCACGAGTGGGCGCCACGGGTGCTCATCGCGAACTCGAACCTCGTCCCCGACTGGGCGACCTGGGAGGAGTTCCGCCGTCTGGAGTCGCTCGGGCTGACCATGTACGGCCAGATGACCGCGGGCTCGTGGATCTACATCGGGACCCAGGGCATCCTCCAGGGGACGTACGAGACCTTCGCCGCGGTGGCCCGCAAGCGCTTCGACGCCACGCTGGCGGGGACGCTCACGCTCACCGCCGGCCTGGGCGGCATGGGCGGTGCTCAGCCCCTCGCCGTGACCATGAACGACGGCGTCGCGCTGTGCGTCGAGTGCGACCCGTCACGGATCCACCGACGCATCGAGCAGGGCTACCTCGACGAGGCGGCCGACGACGTCGACGACGCGCTTCGCCGCTGCGAGGAGGCGGTCCGTGACCGCCGGCCGCTGTCGGTCGGCCTGCTCGGGAACGCCGCCGACGTTGTTCCGGAACTGCTGCGGCGGGACGCCCCGGTCGACATCGTGACCGACCAGACCTCCGCCCACGACCCCTTGGCCTACCTGCCGATCGGCGTGGCCTTCGAGGACTGGCCGAAGCTGCGCGCCGACGACCCCGAGGGCCTCACCCGTCGCGCGCGCGAGTCGATGGCCGTCCACGTCGAGGGGATGGTCGGGTTCATGGATGCCGGCGCCGAGGTCTTCGACTACGGGAACTCCATCCGGGGCGAGGCGCAGCTCGCGGGCTACACCCGGGCCTTCGACTTCCCCGGCTTCGTGCCGGCCTACATCCGCCCGTTGTTCTGCGAGGGCAAGGGCCCGTTTCGCTGGGCAGCGCTGTCGGGCGACCCCGCGGACATCGCCGCCACCGACCGCGCCGTCCTCGAGATGTTCGGCGCGGACGAGTCCTTGTCCCGCTGGATCCGCATGGCCGGGGAGAAGGTGCACTACCAGGGACTGCCGGCGCGCATCTGCTGGCTCGGCTATGGCGAGCGGGACAAGGCCGGGGAACGGTTCAACGACATGGTCGCCAAGGGCGAGGTGTCCGCGCCCATCGTGATCGGGCGCGACCACCTGGACTGCGGGTCGGTCGCCTCGCCCTACCGGGAGACCGAGGCGATGCTCGACGGGTCGGACGCGATCGCGGACTGGCCGCTGCTCAACGCCATGGTCAACGTCGCCTCCGGCGCCTCGTGGGTCTCCATCCACCACGGCGGGGGGACCGGGATCG
Encoded here:
- a CDS encoding EAL domain-containing protein produces the protein MATRLSGARSVAGRVASSRPLIVVALAVAVGAGLGWSVASLRDRADDHWQHVEAIGRAQALADREVAAGWECAATLTPTCRAQLSDQADGLDQEVARLARAGVHGVAAPLRQHDRAAAAARAQLSAPRASTRIAAAKVLAAEEPSLSDALDHVALVERGRAHTDSRLADLESLLIVLLAAAVVVALSRRQSAVRAASEVAAAEERARGEARFRSLVTNSSDVVTLTDADGVIRFQTPSVRRVLGYDPEDAIGRHALESCHRDDHDVVRSALARTLAGEDHVVSVTRWRHADGSWRWLESVRTNLLADPDVQAIVVNSRDVTEQRRLADQLEHSALHDALTGLPNRALFVDRVAQSLRKGLHPAVLFVDLDDFKAVNERIGHVAGDAVLREVADRLAVGAGPGDTIARTGADHFAVMLEDVADAGRAEEAGGRILAALSAPVTVSGHTVVPESSIGVAVADEDVPDADELLSRADLALSEAKAAGKRQVVCYAHTMRAAVLGAVDARTRLSQALRHSEMVVHYQPMVELSTGLVVGVEALLRWYDPVRGVVPPEEFIPLVESSPTIVELGRFAMTTACRQLAAWRRAAVVGPRFTVSVNVAARQIEATDFVDEVARCLRENGLPPENLTLEVTEGQLVRDVDASASTLMRLRSLGVRVAIDDFGTGYSSLSYLERLPVNLLKIDRSFVSGGTDSADHDGSVLLRGIVELGLALGLQVVAEGVETEEQRETLRGLGCVLGQGFLFAGALPAEEVSTVLAHPLAAEPA
- the hutU gene encoding urocanate hydratase, with amino-acid sequence MPGARPVRSPRGSELSCLGWQQEGALRMLMNNLDPEVAEHPDQLVVYGGSGRAARSWAAFDAIVASLRALRADETLLVQSGKPVGIMTTHEWAPRVLIANSNLVPDWATWEEFRRLESLGLTMYGQMTAGSWIYIGTQGILQGTYETFAAVARKRFDATLAGTLTLTAGLGGMGGAQPLAVTMNDGVALCVECDPSRIHRRIEQGYLDEAADDVDDALRRCEEAVRDRRPLSVGLLGNAADVVPELLRRDAPVDIVTDQTSAHDPLAYLPIGVAFEDWPKLRADDPEGLTRRARESMAVHVEGMVGFMDAGAEVFDYGNSIRGEAQLAGYTRAFDFPGFVPAYIRPLFCEGKGPFRWAALSGDPADIAATDRAVLEMFGADESLSRWIRMAGEKVHYQGLPARICWLGYGERDKAGERFNDMVAKGEVSAPIVIGRDHLDCGSVASPYRETEAMLDGSDAIADWPLLNAMVNVASGASWVSIHHGGGTGIGRSIHAGQVCVADGSLLAGEKVRRVLTNDPGMGVIRHVDAGYEEAREVARSRGVAVPMADLG